A window from Eretmochelys imbricata isolate rEreImb1 chromosome 23, rEreImb1.hap1, whole genome shotgun sequence encodes these proteins:
- the SLC1A5 gene encoding neutral amino acid transporter B(0) isoform X3: MNILGLVVFAIVFGIALRKLGPEGEILINFFNSFNEATMVLVAWIMWYAPLGIMFLVAGKIVEMEDVVVLFTSLGKYICCCVLGHFIHGFILLPVIYFIFTRKNPYRFLWGIFTALATAFGTSSSSATLPLMMKCVEENNGVSKHISRFILPIGATVNMDGAALFQCVAAVFIAQLNNIPLNFIQVITILVTATASSVGAAGIPAGGVLTLAIILEAVGLPTSDISLILAVDWLVDRTCTILNVEGDAFGAGLLQVYTERTMGKAEAEELMEIKTEALGPNKVPSEEEGSPLIKRDEPVVLAAVGSCEKESVM; the protein is encoded by the exons ATGAACATCCTGGGTCTGGTGGTTTTTGCCATTGTCTTTGGGATCGCTCTGCGGAAGCTTGGGCCCGAAGGGGAGATCCTGATAAATTTCTTCAACTCCTTCAATGAAGCCACCATGGTGCTGGTCGCCTGGATCATGTG GTACGCTCCCCTTGGTATCATGTTCCTGGTGGCTGGCAAGATTGTGGAGATGGAGGACGTGGTGGTGCTCTTCACTAGCCTGGGCAAGTACATCTGCTGCTGTGTCTTAGGGCACTTCATCCATGGCTTCATCCTCCTCCCGGTTATCTACTTCATCTTCACACGCAAGAACCCCTACAGGTTCCTCTGGGGCATCTTCACAGCGCTGGCCACTGCCTTTGGCACCTCCTCCAG CTCTGCCACACTGCCGCTGATGATGAAGTGCGTTGAGGAGAACAACGGCGTCTCCAAGCACATCAGTCGCTTCATCCTGCCCATCGGGGCCACGGTCAACATGGACGGGGCTGCCCTCTTCCAGTGTGTGGCGGCTGTCTTCATCGCCCAGCTGAACAACATCCCGCTCAACTTCATCCAGGTCATCACCATCCT cGTCACAGCTACAGCCTCCAGTGTGGGGGCAGCGGGGATCCCTGCCGGCGGCGTCCTCACCCTCGCCATCATCCTGGAAGCCGTTGGGCTGCCCACCAGCGACATCTCCCTCATCCTGGCTGTGGACTGGCTTGT GGACCGCACCTGCACCATCCTCAACGTGGAAGGAGATGCTTTCGGAGCCGGCCTCCTGCAGGTGTACACAGAGAGGACAATGGGGAAGGCTGAAGCTGAGGAGCTGATGGAGATCAAGACTGAGGCCCTGGGCCCCAACAAGGTTCCGAGTGAGGAGGAGGGCTCCCCACTGATCAAGAGAGATGAGCCCGTCGTGCTGGCTGCCGTTGGCTCCTGCGAGAAGGAGTCTGTGATGTAA